Below is a window of Dictyostelium discoideum AX4 chromosome 1 chromosome, whole genome shotgun sequence DNA.
taaaattgaatattgaTACCCTATTGAaataatccttttttttgtttctttggttttttttttgttactTTAgtatctttaaaataaaaaaataaaaaaacaaaaaaaataaaaaaaataaaaaaaaaataaaaaaaaaaaaaataaaaaaaaaaataaaataaataaaaaataaaaaaaataaaaaatttaaaaattgtttaaactAAGTAAGTATTTggaatgtttaaaaaaaaaaaataaaaaattaaaatataaatttggaaaaaaaatatttttttgaggTCAAGGATTActgttaatatttttataaattaattgaaagataagataaaatttataaaatacaaataaaaattttttattttttttagtcaGTTTTTGGATAAAaagcaattttttttttttaatattatttttttttttaatattattttttttttttatttttttttttatattatttatatctttttttttttttttatttaattaaatctttttttttttctttttttttctttttttttttttttttttttttttttttttttttttcttttttcttaaaattgtaaaaacttgggaaaaaaaaaaattgaatgaaaatttttgatttttaatgtCTACCTCTTTTTTGTCTGGCAGAATGTTCTCTTTGACCAATTTGTTTATCTCTAAATGATTTAAGTGATTTTCCTCTAACTTTTTTAGTTTTGAGAGTGAGAACGAATGGTTTGGTGACTTTTGCTTTGTATTCATTTGTAGTGGATTTACCAGTTTTATCTCTTCTACTTGCTTTACTACCATAACCACCATCTCTACCCTCCTTTGCTCTTGCAATTCTTTCCAATTTCTcttctttcttctttttatGAGCACCTTGTAAATCTTCTGGTCTAATTAAACCATGAACattttcaccattttcatcatcatcttgatCCATATCTtcatattgtttattattttctctagcttcttttaatattcttaattttctaattctaattaattcttcatcTGTTAAAACTTTAATATCATCAGTTCTTAAAACttcaactttttctttttgttgtgaTTTCTTCTTTGTTggtttaatttcttcttcttcttcttcttcaacttCTTCCTCAACTTCTTCCcattcttcatcatcatcgtcatcaccTTCAATTTCTTCACCTGATTCCCAATCTCCTTCTTCGTCATCTTCcaattcttcttcatctacttcttcttcatcttcttcatcctcAACCTCTTCATCCTCTTCaccttcttcatcatcatcatcagaaaCCCATTcagaattattatcatcatcagcaGTAGTAGTATTAACATCTTCCCAACCTTCATCATCAGAATCAGAATCAGAATCATCATCAGATTCAAATTCTTCACCAGCTTCAATTGCGTCTAATCTTGCATTTAATTCTTCATCcattaataaatctaaaccGTCAATACCTTGACTAACTTTTTGATGACCAAAAGCTAATAAACCAATatcagttttatttttacctcTTTCTTTCTTTGGTAACATTGATGGATAATTATCTTTAAAGAATTGAAGTAAACTTTTACTTGCCATGGCAACacctttttctttcttttctctATACTGAATGAGATCAGCTAAAAGCACTGTATCAATTGCTAATGGACAACGTGAACAAATTGAACGAATTGTATTTAACCCAATTGCAATAACATCGGAACCACAACCATCATTAACGAAATATTTGGCGATTGTCATAACCAATGGTTTCAATACATCCGGATCAACCAATTCATGACATGACTGTGCCAACACTGCCAATAGATATGTGATATTCTTTTGATGTGgttgtaaatatttttgaagGAATGGATAGAAATTGTAAACCATCAATTTATGAACGTAAATTAAACGTGATataaaattcattatcataATTCTAGTCTCAAACTTTTCAGTTGTCTTTACCAATACattgaataatttatcaCAGTATCCTTGTGGGTCGTGAATCAACTCAATTGCTGGGAAATTTGGTTGCAACTTATTGTCCTCCTCTTGTTTGGCTTTCTTTAAATCAACTTTACTCTTTGCTAAACGTGTTATTCTACCCTTTGTCTTTTTACCAACACGATGTGCCAATGATTTCTTTCTAAAGTTATCCTTTGCTCTCTTCTCTTTCACTGCTTCATCCTCTTCCTCTTCATCTGGTTTATCTGGATTATCAATAtgtaaaaagaaatttaatgttgtaattaaaatctttgaattttttgaaaatacacCATTTGAAATAACATTAACAGTCTTTGTATCGTGCCTATACatatatattgttttttttttttttttttttttaaaattaaatttataaaattaataaaaagaagatTTCTAAATTTCCACcccttatttttttttttttttttacttaccaaatcttttttctaaataattcTATCATAACTTTTAATGACATTTTTGAAGCAATTTCAGAATCATCATTCATCATTGTAAACATGAAATTTTGAAGTGttctatttaatttttgattcttttgttttaaatttgtatttttaatatcagcAACAATATGtgaatataataatgaacGAAGTGGTTTATCATGAActctaaataatttgaaaaataatgataacatttgaatttgtgGTAATAAATTACGATTtctcattaaaattaaactttttgCTAAAATTCTTCTTAATTCTGGttctaaattattacaattattttctaataaatCTGAAATTTGTTTTGGAAATTCTGATAATTCTTTTGGATAACATACACAAAccttaattttaattaattaataataaaaaaaaaaaaaatttgtattaatattataattttaactttttttttttttttttttttttttttaataatgaaaataataatcataatataataataataattattattattattattaagttaaataaaatattctttaGTTATACTTACATGACTTAAATAACTAACTAATTGagaaaaatgtttaaattctttagttggttttaattgaaaGATTTGTAATTGTGTTAAATAATGTTGGTattgtaataaaaattcCTCTTTATAAGCAGATGGATCACgttttgttaaattttgaaGTTGTAAAAGATCTAAAATTCTTgtacccatttttttttctataaattaattgtttggCGTACCTCCCTTTTACGATtgattatgaaaaaaaaaaaaaaaaaaaaatttaggaaaaaaaaaaaaaaaaaaaaaaaaaaaaccgaccgaaaatgattttttttttattttatttttattttatttttttcttttatttttatttggcatttgaattttttttttttttttttcttaacaaaaattttatttttagaatttaattatttactaagttcttattattattattattattattattattattattattattattattattattattattattattattattattattattattattattattattattattattattattattattattattattattactatagtttttataaaaaaaaagtttaaacattaattttaatatataaaaataattaattagctttattaaaattttaatcatgAATACATGAtctactttttttatataaataaataaaattaaattgaaaattaataaaataaataaataaataaataattaaataaataaataaataaattttgaataaatatttttttttttttataaattaaactCTTCATCATAATTTACTAATGGTTTGAATGATGGTTCaccttcatcttcatttggAGAGTAGATAGGTCCGGTTAAAAGTAAAGGAATATCACTGCTATTTGATCCAATCAAACCAGTGAATCCTTCATTTAGTTGGATATccatattttcattatttttaattttaattgaagataatggtggattttcaattgaaatttcattttcaatgaaATGTCTGAGAATTATTTTGTTCTCAatgttttgaaaatataaataacattcaattaataaaaatttaatgcCATTTTTATCTCTATTTGAGAATTTGTTATATTTATATTCTCTACCATCCTTATCTACCCCAAATCCTTCAGGATTCATACTActtctaaatttaatatttttttcattaaattttctGGGAAgtctttttttatctttgAGTACTAAATGTAAACTAccaactaaaaaataaaaaaaaataaaaaaataaaaaaaaattattatttaattctgatttaaaaaatttataatatataatatagaTAAACACTTACTTAAAGGTGTGGTTTCCATTGAttgatcaatatttttaattggaattaaataatcGTCAATAAAAACTGACAAATTATTATCGACAATAGAATTagcataaaataaaattttagcaTAAATTTCAAaggataatttattttttaaatttatcattttttttttttttttttttttttttttttttaataccaaaacaaaattaaataaaaataaatattcaatggttaaaaataaatagaaatgaattaaaaaaaaaattacatttacatttatatgttttttatttttttatttttttttatttttttttatttttatttttatttttgatctCAAAtcttaaaatcaaaaattattatattaaaattatttgtattttgtttattttattgagttcaaataattgaaaaaaaaaaacaagaatgCATTGTTAATGATACTAtgagaaatttttttttttaatttgtattcATTGCCAATCCCctttataaacttttttttttttttttttaaagacgGATACTATTTTTAGATAATAACatggttattattaatattattttttttttatttttttatttcttgttTTGAGCTTATCAtcaataatagtttttttttttgaatataattttcattaattttttatttctactAAGTCGGTtatgaaaaaacaaatttattatcaaagaaTGTGTTTTGCCACACTTAATTAaccattaataatagtagatataaaaaaaaagagaaaaaagaatatattaatgagttgattattttttgtttttggtagtggttgttgttgtgtggAGTGAGAGAGTTGTTGTGTGAGTGAGCGAGTTGGTgtgcttttttttattttttttttattttttttttttttttgtgttttttgtatttattattattattattattattattattattattattattattattatttatgttAGTATtgttatatataattttatttgtgcacgctttacaattaatttggcttttttttatttatttttttatttttttttattttttttttttttgattacaTATTAtagtattgttttttatattttttataataaaaaagttgtaatgtttataaaaaatcaattaactTCCCTTACCCAAAAACcaaagaatataaaaaataaaaaataaaaaataaaaaataaaaaatgaaattaaatttggaattGTGATCgcttatgattttttttttttttttcgatttCACTTTGAGATTGCTAAAAataactgaaaaaaaaaaaaatgtggaaaaaaaaaaaaaaaaaaaaaaaaaaaaaaactcccCTCAATAACTttctataaaattttatttatcgtattaaataaataaataaataagaaaataaataaaattaaaatgggacatttaaaaaatattttatttattttaattataactGTTTTTGCTGTTAAATCAAGTGAGGTGTCAAAATATAAAGCCTTTTCAATATCTGGCCCAGGATGCGattcatcattaaaaattaatttaaatgaggCAACATGCTCATTAAATTGTGGTGtttatttatcaattgaaagtCAAACAGATCAAGATACTTTCAAATCTAGAATTTATTCAACCAGTAAACAATCATCTGAAAGTAAACAAGAAAATTCATCAGAGTTTTTGTCATCTGACTCACATCCGTCATCGGATTTATCATCATCGGATTCATTATCGTCATCTGATTTATCATCAGACTCATTATCGTCATCtgatttatcatcatcgGATTCATTATCGTCATCtgatttatcatcatcgGATTCATTATCGTCATCTGATTTACCATCAGAAACAACACCCTCCCCCACAACACCAGGCCCTTCAACACCTGCCCCCACAACACCAGGTCCTTCAACACCTGCACCTGCTGACCCTGCTCCTGCTGATCCTGCACCTGCTGATCCCGCTCCTGCTGATCCTGCACCTGCTGATCCTGCACCTGCTGATCCTGCACCTGCTGATCCTGCACCTGCTAATCCTGCACCTGCTGATCCTGCACCTGCTGATCCTGCACCTGCTGATCCTGCACCTGCTGCCCCTGCACCTGCTGATCCAGCACCTGCTGAACCTTCCACCGCCGCTCCTGCTGCCACTGTTCCAAGTGAAAATTTAGTAGCCTCAGTAACAAATTGCGTcagtgaaaataaattagaggAAGTAGATATTGTTTGTTCCGATAAACCATCAACTTTTACAATTCTTGGACAACAATTCTCTGTTACATGTTTTGAAAATAGTCTTATTGAGGAAAATGAACAAGATGGTTCAAACTCTCCAAAAATCTCTGTAAAATAttcaactttaatttttattttatttattacttttttaattttatattaaaaattcagtAAAGATCTTTATCCCATTGTATTCTAAAactatcaaaaaaaaaaaaaaaaaaaaaaaaaaaaaaaaaactaaaaaaaaattctaatcAAACCTTTATACttttatgttttaaattgtttctttatttattaaatatatatttaatctttatttccagtttttatttttaaatttcttttttttaattccagtttttatattttttttttttttttttatttttttttttttttttacttttgtTTAAATTGTCACTtcttaatattttatttgttttttttttatttattaattttttatcattaatttttaatatttaattatttattttttacttttttaattatagttaaaaaaaaaatttttccctttttaaaagtaataataaataattaagaggtgaaagaaataaataataagaaatttcaacaaattttaatataataaatatttattatttaatatttaatatttaatatttattatttttttattttttaatttttatttttttatttttttttcattttttttcaacttttttttttttcatttttcattttcgtTTTGATCAACAAATAGCCactacaaaaataaaaatgttgaataatttaattaataaaagattatttactttaaataatacaaagaaattatttttaaattctcaaCCAAAATTATATAgttatagtaataaaaacagacttttttcaacaaattcaacaaattcaacaaacccaacaaattcaacaaatccAACAAATCCAACAAAcccaacaaattcaacaaatccAACAAACTCAGCAAactcaacaaataataatgatgaatatGAAGATAGAAATTATGatgaatatattaaaaaaggaatttttttagaagatgatgatggacAAACAAGAATGTATAAAATCTTAAAACATAAAATGCGTGAGACAGAAAAGGAACTTAGAGAAGGATTAAAAATGAGTGATgaagaattttttaaaggtaaatcatcatcaaaacaAATTTTCCTTAGTAGACATGGCACAATTACATTGGCAGTGACATTAGCAATTTTCACAGCAACTGCAATGttcttttattttggaaagaGAAAACACATTTTATTATCACAACAAGTCGATTATCATACAACTGCAATCACCaatgaattaaatcaattaacaagtgataatcaaaaaatttacgATTCTTTATCTTCCTCTCAAAATCAAGATCAATTAATaactttattaattgataaaatcttaattgaaaaaggtattctcaataataataataataataataaatcaataaccCCAgctgaattaaataaaataaaatcagaattaaaatcaataattgtaaatagtattaataaataaaaaataaataaataaataaataaataaaaaaaaacaaaaaaaaatccaaaaaaaaaaaaaaaacaattgttttttggtttttgatttgtttcaaccaaaaaaaaaaaaatatctgatTGTGTTGATggccattttatttttatttttcattttttttttatttttattttttttaatttttttttttttaatttttttttttttttttttttttttttttttttttttttgcttaaGCTCAACTTTAGATAATGCTCATCATCgccaacaaataataaatttatttatttattgttttttggtttttttatttatttatttttttttttttttttgttttttccaCACAAcccacatttttttttttttttttttttcccatttttttttttatagcctcaaaaaaataacacacaaaaacaaataatttatctttagtagtatctatttattttatatttgttttttttattattttatttatttatttatttatttatttatttatttaattattatttatttaagatTGAAAGTCAAATAATATTGTACATaccaatatattttataaaaaagcacttaaaattttaacataCACatacaccaacaccaccacacTTATATATACAACCCAAACACCACACTATTCACACAAACttaatcaataattattattattatttttttaattttttaaaaaacattttggagaaaaaaaaaaaaaacaaaaaaaaagacagaaaaaaaaaaaaaaaaaaaacacatcaTACAGAAAAGTCATCCATTCATCCATAATTTTtgtcattcattcattcgtGTATTTACTTTTCAtatataaacttttttttaataataataatattagttaTAAAGCaactattataataaaataagttacctttattataaatttgtttaattaattaatcaattaattaattaattaaaaccagattgattttaaaaaaaaaaaaacaaaaaaaaaaaaaaataaaaacaaataaaaaaatcacaaataaaataaaaataaaatataagacaataaaaaaaaaaaaagtggtatTGGAGAAATAGTAAATagaatataatatataaagaaATGAGTAGAAGGAAAGCAACACCAGTTGGAGAGGATAccctttttaataaatttttaatagtcGGACTTGACCCAGACACATTCCAATCATCATTAGCTTTCCAATGGATACCAAAGAAAATTGGTGAAACACCATCaccaaaagaaattgaaagagAAGATACTGATAATAGAAAAGTTATTGAATTTTGTTTTCCAGAATCAAGTGATGAATGTTCAaatattatgaaaaaaagGTACATACATAATTTATCacattttaaacatttttttttccttttactaataataataataatttttttttttttttttttttttaaaaaaaagtgatactacaattaaatttttttcatttgttttaaCAGATTCATATggtaataaaacaattgcaTATTGTAAAAGATTTATGAGatcaattgaaccaatttgTTATTGTATTATAAGTAGAAAAccattctttaaattatttgatagaGTATTCATTGCAATTCAAGAAAAGTATGAAATCAAATCGAAAAATAGTATTCATAATTTACTTTCAGCTTTAATAGCATATCCAATTCCAAAATCTTCAACAACCATTGAATTAACAACTACTGCTACAAATTCTGCAACTGAAAATTGGgtatttccatttttaaaaccaaGAACTAATTTTGATCATGTAAGTACAtctatattaatatatatatatatataatataaaatatatatattaaaatataaaatattaaatattaaattaacatttattgtaatttttagATTGATTATGAACTTATACATAAAATGAATCCAGCACATATTATtagattatttgaatttgcaaTTACAGAGAGTAGAGTTATATTGTTATCAAAGGATATATCAGTTGTATCCAATGGTATTTTagcattatcatcattattatcaccattggTATGGCAAcatattttcatttcaattttaccaaATGCATTAATGCCATATGTTGCTGCACCAATACCTTTTTTAGTTGGAATTTTAGAGTCATCACttaaatcattttatcaACAACCAACTGAACAAGTTATTCTCTACAATTTAGATACTTTGGATTTCATAATAGATCCTGAtacaaaatcattattaccatatcatattagaatttatttggataattatttaaaagaatttaaaactcAACATCCAACttgtatgtaaaaaaaaaaaaaaaacatttaaaattaataataataataataataataataataataataataatagtaataataataataataataataataataattattaatactttttttattatttttatattttttattttaaaatagataataatgattttgattcAGAAATTAGAAAACCATTTTATTCagtaatttatcatttatttcaaCATTATTCTAATTTTATGTTAAAGAGTGGAGcaaattatagtttttttaaagatcAATTTTTAGAATCACCATTAAAttcacaaaataaaaaattattagaagtTATATGTAATTCTCAAATGGTTGAAGTATTTTTTGGTGAAAAGGAGAATGAATTCTCTGATAGTGGTGAAGTGAATTGTGAATTCTTGAATGGCGCAAGAGAGAAAGCCGATGAAATACCATTCTTTTCAAGAAAGAAACTTGGTCAATATGATTGTCCAGCATGTTTAAATTCGACTATATCATTTTCAACTTGGGATTTAAATGGATTCATAATTCATAGGGAATGTTTAAAATGTCGTACTTGTGAAATGGCCTTTGAAAATCCAACCgatgataaagataaaattgaaataaagaaaattaatgatGGTGAAGCTATAAAAATCTATTGTACAGATTGCAGAAGTAAAACATTTAtgaacaaaattaaaaatacctCTTCTCattcaaaacaaaaattttataatttcattaaaactgataatttatttcataattcaattgtattaaataataattataattcaaataatttaaatgtaaataaagataataataatattaattatagtaataactatagtaataataatagtaataataataataataataataataataataataataataataataataataataataataataataatggcgTTAATAATTATGGATTTGGACCACAACATCCTTTACCTATGTCAGTGTCTCACGAAATtcataatttcaaatttaaaaatagtacaaatagcaataacaataacaataacaataacaatagcaactccaacaccaccaccaacaacaacaccaataataataatagcaacaaCCAACCAACGCAAACATTACATATACAAACTCAACAACCATTGACACCATCAAAACTGGTTGTACCAAAACCATTAAATACTCAAAATAAAGGAAAATCACTTTCAAGTGCTCAATTCGCTCAAATTTTAACtaatcatcataatcatacgcaacaaaataatagtaatattaataataataataataataataataataataataataataataataataataataataataatattaataataataatattattattagcaaTGGAAAATCAGGATCAGGTGGTATTCCGTTACaaaaatcatcatctttaGGTAATAGCTCAAGTGGTACTGCCAATATTACAAGTGGAAGTTGTATTACTTTTGGAAATAATTATAGTAACAATATTGGCGGTGgcggtagtagtagtagtaatagtagtagtggtaataatagtagtagtaatagtagtacaaatttaaataaacaactAGTTGATAGATTTAAACCTCCACTACCTCCTACTCCTGGTGAAAGAAAGGAAAGAGCATTAGAACAAATGAAACAAAGAAATATTCATGTTGTCATTGAGGATTATCAATATACtgctgataataataataataataattatagcaactacaacaacaacacagATAGTTCAATtccttcattttcattttcatctagTCCACAaaatccaccaccaccaatttcACCAAGAAgccaaaacaacaacaacaataataataataataataataataataataataataataataataataataataataataataataataataataataataataataatatcaatagtaataatatcacCACA
It encodes the following:
- the sdad1 gene encoding SDA1 domain-containing protein; its protein translation is MGTRILDLLQLQNLTKRDPSAYKEEFLLQYQHYLTQLQIFQLKPTKEFKHFSQLVSYLSHVCVCYPKELSEFPKQISDLLENNCNNLEPELRRILAKSLILMRNRNLLPQIQMLSLFFKLFRVHDKPLRSLLYSHIVADIKNTNLKQKNQKLNRTLQNFMFTMMNDDSEIASKMSLKVMIELFRKKIWHDTKTVNVISNGVFSKNSKILITTLNFFLHIDNPDKPDEEEEDEAVKEKRAKDNFRKKSLAHRVGKKTKGRITRLAKSKVDLKKAKQEEDNKLQPNFPAIELIHDPQGYCDKLFNVLVKTTEKFETRIMIMNFISRLIYVHKLMVYNFYPFLQKYLQPHQKNITYLLAVLAQSCHELVDPDVLKPLVMTIAKYFVNDGCGSDVIAIGLNTIRSICSRCPLAIDTVLLADLIQYREKKEKGVAMASKSLLQFFKDNYPSMLPKKERGKNKTDIGLLAFGHQKVSQGIDGLDLLMDEELNARLDAIEAGEEFESDDDSDSDSDDEGWEDVNTTTADDDNNSEWVSDDDDEEGEEDEEVEDEEDEEEVDEEELEDDEEGDWESGEEIEGDDDDDEEWEEVEEEVEEEEEEEIKPTKKKSQQKEKVEVLRTDDIKVLTDEELIRIRKLRILKEARENNKQYEDMDQDDDENGENVHGLIRPEDLQGAHKKKKEEKLERIARAKEGRDGGYGSKASRRDKTGKSTTNEYKAKVTKPFVLTLKTKKVRGKSLKSFRDKQIGQREHSARQKRGRH